TTAGAAGCTTATAAAAAGTATACATTTGACGTACTATTCACATCTTTTATGATGGGAGAAGCAGCAGCAACAACAGTATTCACAACAATGTCAAAAGGAGCAAAACTAAAAGCATTCCAAGAACTATTCAAAAACACAGCAGTAGACGAAACAAGACACTACGCATTCACACATCTTATAATGTCTCAAAATGCCCAAAAAATGGATGAAGAGAGAAAAAAACTTGTAACTAAACAGATAAGAGCTGGTTTTGTGTTTTTATCTTTAATTACTTATAAACCTCCAAAGGACTTTTGGAAACTACCACCATGGTTCACAGAAGTACATGAAAAAATGGAAGACATAGCAAGAGACGCAGGATTCTACATACCAACAATAGAAGAAAAAGAACAAGCATGGAAACAAGCAGTACTAAGAGTAGGGGCTTCATTAAAACATTATGGTATTAAATTACCCGATATGCCAGAATTAGGTATTTCTGGAGAAGTAATTGAAGAAATCAGCGAGGAAGATTATATTCCGGTGTTCTAAATGAAAATTGCTGTTATAGGAGCTGGAGTTATGGGACATGGAATTGCTGAGGTCTTTGCTATTTATGGAAATAGTATTTATCTGTATGACAAGTATCCGGAAGCGTTAAAGAAAGGGTTAAACAGCATTTTGTGGTCTCTGCAGAAATTAAAAGAAAAAGGGAAAATAGAAGATGTAGACAAGATTTACTCAAGGATATTTCCAATTAATGATTTACAAGACATTGAAGATTCTGAGTTAGTAATAGAAGCTGTACCAGAGAACTTTGACTTAAAATCGTCTATATTTAAAGAAGTAAGTGGAATAGTAAGCAAAGATACTTTAATTGCGACTAATACAAGTAGTTTACCTATTTCAGAACTTGCTAAGAACGTTGTAAACCCTAGTAGATTTCTAGGATTGCATTTCTTTAATCCACCCGTGCTAATGAAATTAGTTGAGGTCATTAAAGGTAATGAAACAGACACATCCGTTTTTAATGAAGGAATAGAAATAGTTAAAAGAATTGAAAAAATTCCTATACCAGTACGAAAGGATGTAATAGGATTTGTTGTGAATAGAATATTATTTAGGGTATTTACATCGGCGTGTAGATTACTTAACAAATATACCGTAGAAGAAATAGATAGTTTAGCTAAGTATGTTTTAGAGTTCCCTATGGGGGTTTTCGAACTCCTAGACTATACTGGAATAGATACAAACTATTTGATTTCTAATGAAGTGAAAAAGAGAGGTTTTGATTTCACGTGTAATAAATTAAAAGAGCTTTACGAAAAAGGGTTTTACGGAACTAAAGTAGGAAAAGGATTTTATGATTGGAGTAAAGGTAGGCCGAATATTACAAAGACCGAAAAAATGCCTTCACCGGAGCAGCTATTAAAAGACGCAATAAATGAAGCTATATGGTTAGTTGAAAATGGGGTATCTACAGAAGATGAAGTAAATTTAGCTACAAAACTTGGTTTAGGTTGGAAAAAGGGTATTTTTGACTACGCTAGAGAATTATCTATTAAATAAATATATTGTTATACAATAGTTTAATTTATGGGAAAAGTAAAATCAATGACTATTGGAAATTTTTTAAGACTTGTTAAAGGAAGAGGCATTAAAAAAATGCCATTAATTGCTGGGCATAAATTACTTTATTCATGCAACTTAAGATGTAGAATGTGTCCTTTTTGGAGAAGAAAAGATGAGAGACTACTTTCTCTAGAAGAAGAAATAAAAATGATGAACGCATTACAAACTGCTGGAGTCCTTTTTATGGGTTTTGAAGGAGGAGAACCATTACTTAGAAAAGATTTGCCAGAAATTTTAGAAGAATCTTCTAAGAGATTTTACACTTCATTAGTCACTAATGGATGGCTTCTGAAAGATAAGGTAAGAGAAATAAGAGATTACGTTGATTACCTTTTCGTTTCTATTGATGGAATTGGAGAAACTCACGATAAAATTAGAGGAATTAACGGAGCATTTGAAAGAGCGATTGAAGGAATAAAAGAAAGTGTAAAACAGGGAATTCAAACTGGAATAAGTTTTACTTTAACTGAGGAAAATACTAATGAGATCATTAACGTTATCAACTTAGCTGAAAAACTTGGTGTAAGAGTAAATGTTCAAGTTGCTTATGATTATTCAACTGCTGAAAAACTTTCTCCGTCAGGGGAAAAACTTAAGAAAGCCTTAGAAACTTTAATAGAATTAAAGGAGAGAGGAAAACCAATAATTGAAAGTGAAGATTATTTTAAAGCAATTCTTAGCAGTTGGTTTTATAATATTCCTTGGATTTGCAAACCATGGATAACTATAAATATCGACCCTCAGGGGAAGATAATCCTACCATGTTATGTAATTGGTGAATATCGTGGAGATAAAAAAGTTTGGGAAGTTGATATTGTGAAATTGTGGAATGAATATGACTGGGATAAATATTCTCTATGCAATAAATGTGCTTTAAGTTGCTATCTTGAACCCTCACTTTTCACTTGGAGAAATCCACGATTAGTTAAGGAAAGAATAGTACAACCAATGATAGAAGTAATTTCTAGTAATTTTAAAAAAAAATTAACCAATAAAAAAATAATATAATTAATGAATAGTCTTCTTACGTAATAATTAAAGAATAAAATCGGTATAAATACAAGAAAAACTGGTCAGAGAAATTAGATTATAGAAAATATTTAGAGTTTAGGATTAAAAAGTATCCAGACTTCCTGGATAAACTGCTACTCTTCATTTCTCACTTTAATTTCATAATTTAAACTTAAGGCAAGCAAAGGCAGACTCAGCTTCCTCATAAAAAGATTGCTAGATAACTGAAAAAAGTTAGGGCAAGCCTCGCCATTTACGTTACTCCCTAAAATCATCACCTTAAAAATAAATCAAGGTAGATAAAAAGTGGTTCTATAATTTTAATCAATTAGATAAAAATTCATCTTGTTGTATCTCTCTTAGGAAAAGCAAAAAGTGAAGAAGCTTAAAACCTTTTTTATTATTAAATAGGAGTCTTGCCTAGGTTAGTTAATATTAGTGTTTTTATTTCTTCCCTTGAAGTTTAGGAAGAAGAAAAGTGATATATAGGCTAGTTTTGGAATTGTGAGAGGGTAGGGTTATCATGCATTATTCCAATTCTAGTATTACCTACTCTCCCACAAATGTTTTTACCTATATATTCAATTTATTTCTTAAGTTTTAATTCAAATTTTTTCATTAATTTAAAATAAAATTATAGTAATATTTTTCATGAATTGAATTTGGGGAGTACCGCAGAGAGGTGAGGCTTTCTGCCCACACTTTTTGTAAAATTACGGGTTCTAGTGATCTTGATATTGCAATTTTTTTACGATGAACCTCTTACTGATAAAGAAAAGATAAAAATAACGTTAGATATATTAGATGAGCTAAACGAGGAGATTCCTGGCGTAGATCTGAAGGTTTTAAGGAAAGATGAGGAAGGATATTTTCTGAAAATGATTAAGGATTTTGTGAGGGGTTTAAAAAGAGAAAGAAAAGAAAAAACTCTCACTCTTTTATCTCCTTATACGTGAACCACCAGTCAAATGGTTGATTTAATCTCATTTTAGCGTCTTTCACTGTCCTTGGTGGTGGGTTGATAACCTTATTCCCTATTAACTCGTTATTAGGCCAATTTGCTGGTGTAACTACCCCAGCCTTGTCCACTAATTGTAAAGCCTTTATTGATCTTAATATCTCATCGATGTTTCTACCAATCTCCATAGGATAATACATTATTAACCTTACAACACCTTTGTCATCTACTATAAAAACAGCCCTAACTGTTGACGTGTTTGATTCAGCATGAATCATTCCTAACCTTTTTGCAACATTTCCCATAGGGTCTGCTATGATTGGGAAAGGTACTTCAACCTTAAGGTTCTTCTCTATCCACATTACCCATTCTATATGTGAAATGTTACTGTCAACAGAAAGTCCTATCAACTCCGTGTTCAGTTTCTTAAATTCCTCATACTTTTTAGCAAATGAGTAAAACTCAGTAGTACATACTGGTGTAAAATCTCCTGGATGGCTGAATAAAACGAACCATTTTCCTTGGTAATAGTCTGGTAGCTTTATTTTTCCATGTGTAGTTATTACTTCCATTTCAGGGAATTTCTCTCCTATTAAGGGTATTCTTCCAGTTTCACTCATTTTGTATCTAGTATTAATTTGTAGTTACTACTATTTAAATTTAACTCACTTCTAATTCGAAGTTATTTTATGTTAAAAGCAATTTCAAGTAACTGTTTTGCATTCCTATATCTCCAATAATCTTCAATAATTTCGCCGACTTCTCCAGTACTCTTAGTATGTTGCTTATTACATGCGTTTATATTCCAATCTGGAATTATGACTATAGTTAATTCTTTGACTTCTGGTGGAACAGGAAAAAGATCATACATTTCATCACCATATTTCTTTTCAGCCTCATCTCTTGGTAAGACTTCTATCAATATTGGTACATTTTCTTTAACTTTTTCATTTCCTCGTCTGTTGGTTTTCTATTAAATTGTACTGTTAACCTTCCGTGATTCTCCTTTACATATGTGCTTGCAGTCCACTTTGCTCCTAAAACTTTTCTTACTGCTCCTTTTAAAACATGTAAAGCTGTATGAGTTCTTATCTCAATCATAATTAATCATTTTTCTTTTTTCTTATATAAGATATTTATGGTGATGAAAAGCCCATCAACTGAGTAATGAAGAGATGCGGGTAGACTGATAATATCTTTTCAATATTTTTAACTTATATAAATTCAGTTATTTACATTCAATAATAAATTTATTAAATAATTAAATCAATAATTTTTAATATATTTGATATAAATTTATATTTTCAAAGGAGTATATAAGATTAATGAAAGTATATGGGAATAATTTTCCCAGACAAGATGAAGAGAGTATTCATTATTGCTAATCTTCACATAGCTGAGAAACTAGTTCTTGATATATTGAATCTTGGTGTTTTTCAACCAGAAAAACCTATTTATTCGAAAATATTTAACAAAATAGAATATGTTGATGAATATTTGGCCTTAGTTAAAGATTATTTAACTATCACAAATGAAATTATCTCATTTTATTCTTTTCCTATTAAGAGAACTGGTGAATTAAAATTCGATAACCTTTCAAATGTCATAAAAAGTCTTTCTAATGATGTAGAAAGGATTAAACATGTTTATGAGAAGATTATAAAATTAAAGCAAAATAGAGAACAGATAGAGGATTTGTACACTAAAATTGAAGAGTACAAAGCCGAAAATTTGCTCATAGAATTAAATAATCTTTTAATCGAGGAGAAAGAACTTCAGAATTACCTTAGAAAAATTAAGTCAGAAATAGAAACTGAGGTTATTTCATTGTATAACAAATTACTCACCATTCAGAACTATTTGGAAATACTATTTTATGCTAGAAAAAGTAGATTCTTTTTCTTTCTTGAAGGTTATGTAAAAGAAAAGGCATTTTATAACTTCAAGGCAGTATTAATGAATAAATATAGCAAAAATATCATTATTGAGGCAGAAAATCCAGTAAAATATGTCTCTACATTAGAACCTCCTCCTACTTCCTTTTCCTCCTCAAGAATCATAAAACCTTTCGAAGTAATAACTAAATTTTATGGTACTCCAAATTATTGGGAGATAAATCCAGCTATAGTTTATGCATTGGCATTTCCTTTATTTTTCTCTTTAATGTTTCCTGATGCAGGTAATGGAGTTATTTTATTCATTTTTAGTCTTCTATTATATAAATATTCTAAAAATAGAAATAATCAAGATCTTTCACAAATATCTATAGTTTTGGCCATTTCTAGCTTTATATCAATAATTTTTGGACTAATAGATAGAGATTTTTTTGGACCATTATTAGTTGGAGGAGTTAGAGAAATTATTAATAGTAAAAATGCTACTGTGGGTCCTTTGTACAATTTATGGCCTATACCCTCGTATGTTTCTTTTAATTTACGATATCTAATACCTTTCGGAATTTATTCAATTCCAGAAATTAGCTTGATTAACGGAATATTGATCAGTATCTCTGTTGGAATAATTTTTATGGTGAGCACTATAATTTTAGGAATTATTAATCTTATTTATAAATATAATTTCAGGGATATATTTCTTGATTATTTGCCTTCTTTTATTGTTTACTTTTCAGTATTTTTATTATTTGCTTATGGATTCGTGTCTCCTTTTCAGTATTTTTACCGAGTAATATCTATTTTAAGTGAAATAGAAAAAATCGTAGTACACTTCCCAGACAACTTTATGGAGTCATCAGAAAGCATTTTATCATTTAGTATAATAATCGGAGTTCTTATCGGTCTTATTTATGGAAGTTCAATCAGATATTATATCTATAAATCTAAAGGGAGAAAGGGTGTTAAAACGTCACTTTTACAGTCCTTTATAGAAGGATTCTTCGATCCTTTGATTGTTTTGATTTCTAATATTATATCATTTATAAGACTCATTGTTCTTGGATTAGCTCATTATTATCTTTTGTATGCGTTCTCTTATTTTGCTATAATGATTGCTGGTTCATTTAATACACTTCAAGTTCTAACAAATCCTTCTTCGTTATTCATACTTGTTCTAGGAAATTTAATAGCTATAGCACTAGAAGGTACTCTAGCTTTTATTCAGAGTTTAAGGCTAAATCTTTATGAATTAAGTGGAAAATTCTGTAGATGTGATGGAAGGCCTTTTACTCCTAAGAAAGCTTATGTAAGTATCAAGGAATAAAAGCTTTTTAACTCTCAAGAGAATTTATAATTATGAAATTTGTTGCAAAAATAGTTGATAATAAATTAGAAATAAAAAACGCTAGTAAAGAACCGGTATTTGTAACAGCGGTCTATGTAAAATTTAGAGTTTATGTTAAGTCTGAAGAACTTATAGGTGTTGAAGCAATAAGAAATTTAACTGAAGAATATGACATAAACAGAATTATTACTGATAATTTTTATATTCCGATTCCTTATAAGGACGTTGCTGAAGTTCAGATAAAATATAGAAAAAATAATGAAATAGAATTAGAAAAAATAGAATTATAAGGTTTTTAAAGTTTATTTTTCTTGAAATAATTGCTTTTTCTGAATATATCAATCAATTTTGTTATTATAATATAAAGTTGAACAGCTTGCATTCTCTTCATAAAACATTAAATAATAAAGACTAAATTATAAAAATAGGGAAAAAGCAAAAATGTGATTAGGGTCTCATTGAATTTCATATATTTTGTATTCAATTCTCGACCCTTGGAGTTCACCGAAGTCGCAGATTAGACCCTTCATTCTTCTCATCTTCATTAGGGGGATTACCCCACACACCCTTATAGGGAAACCCCCACATCTTGAGGTTAAACTTGTTTAGAAACCTCTTCATAATATTAAGTGAAGCGTTATACTGTCTATCAAGTGTTAACCCACATTTCTCACACCTAAAAGTCTTGCCAACCATTCGGGAAACAACCCATCCACATCTAGGGCAAGACCTAGATGTGAAGTGTGGGTTAACTTCCACTATTTTACAACCATAGAAAGGAGCTTTACATTTTTACCAATAACCTTCCTCAGCGTTGTTTTTACTCTTACATAACCCTTCTTAATTAATGGTGATTTGAATTTGCTTCTCCCCTTTTCAAATCTTCTTATCCAGGATTCAAGGATAGAGTAGACGTCGTGAATTGCTTGGTCTAATGTTTTGCTAATCCTTGCGTATTTTCTCTCGTCAAGTATCCTCTCAATTCTTTGTATGTTTCCTTCTTTTTGGTAACTCTACTTTTCTTTTCTTCACTTTAATTCTACTAAACACGTATTTTATTCCCTTGTTTAGTATGTTTACGTAAGCGTGGATTAGTTCTTTACTTTTCTCTTTATTATTTCTTATCGCATACGTGAGCTATATATATTCTTTTTTCTTGTGGTGTGAATGTTTAATTCTTAAGTTCTTTTACACTTTTTCATACTTATGACTTCTCATTTTGCCAGAGAACGAGATGCTAGTTAGGTCTTCAATTACTTCTTGTTCTGGTGTTTCTTCTTCTTTTTCTAGGACTATTATTTCGCAACCGTGTGTTTTGCATACTTGCTCGAGTATTTCGAATCCGAATGTTAGTAGCCTATTTGGGTAAGCAACAATAATTTTGCTTGCTTTGTTGTTTAGTATCATTCTGAGTAGTTTTTGGAGTCCTTTTCTTTTCATGTTTATTCCAGATCCTATGTCTGTTATTATGATGTCGTGTTCTGGTATAAGTAGTTTACCTGATTTAGTAGATTATCTTTTTGTGTGTTTGATGATACGCTATCATAAAGTACTTTTTTCTTATTATTTCCTTAAGTATTTCTACATCCTCTTCTCTAAATCTCATTTTTCCAGACGGTAATCTTACTGGTGTTATTGTACTTTATATATTCTTGTAATGTTGTGTATGATATTCTTAATCTCTGGCATACTTCTTTGGTCTTAGCATCGTAATTAAATTTGTATACAGAGCGTTTAAACTTCATGCTTATATGAAAACAGTTTTCAACGGCTTATCTTATGCTCGTTTATTTAATAGATTTTGTAAAAACAAAAATTGTTGAACATGCTCACTTTTCCTAAGTTAACTTTATATATTGGATAGGCTATCCATATATTAATGAGCAAAAATTCATTCACGAAAAAAACACTAATGGGATTATTTTTCATTTTAAATATAATTTTAACGATTATTTTTTTCTCTTTTCTCTTCTCCTTACCAAGAGAAAATCTTAATATTCAAACTGACTCCGGTGTACTTACTGGTACCTTTATTACACTAGGTATTTTAGCATATACTTTTGGTCTAAGACATGCAGTTGATGCTGATCATCTTGCAGCTATAGATAACGTCACAAGGAAAATGTTGCAGGAAGGGAAAAATCCACTTTTTGTAGGTACGTTCTTCTCATTAGGACATTCTACTGTAGTAATACTACTTAGCTTAATGTTAATTGTAGCAACTAGATATGTCGTATCAAATCTAGCTAACATAGAGAATTTAGGTAGTATAATAGGAACAATAGTCAGCGGATTTTTCTTGTACATAATCGCTTTGCTTAATACCTTAGTGCTTTTAGAGCTATACAAAATATATAAGGCAGTCAAAGAAGAGAAGAATATCAATGAAGAAAAACTAAACGAACTTCTCATGAAAAGAGGTTTTATGAATAGGTTCTTTGGTAGACTTTTCAAAATAGTAACTTCAGAATGGCAAATGTATATAATTGGATTCCTCTTTGGTTTAGGTTTTGATACTGCTACTGAAGTAGCGATATTAGCGATTTCAGCAACAGTAGCTGGAGCTTTTTCTTCAATTCCAGTTACAACAATATTAGTACTTCCAGGGCTTTTTGCATTAGGTATGAGCTTAATAGATACATTAGATGGACTATTTATGAGATCAGCCTATGGTTGGGCATTTAAGAACGCTTTAGGCAAATTATGGTATAATCTCACTATGACATTTATATCTATCTTTATTGCATATGGAATAGGTACGATAGAGTTGTTAGGTCTTTTAGTTAGCGAGTTCAATCTTCATGGACCATTATGGGATCAAATTAATGCATTAAATAACATCTATTGGGAGTCAATAGGCTATTTTGTTATTGGAACTTTCGCTGTCACATGGGTTCTCTCAGCGATCATTTACAAGTTAAGGATAATGAGAAATAACAAAATATGAAATTTATAAATATAATATGTGTATCGACTTCTCTCAAAAATAGTCTCCTTTTCTTGCTTCTCTCATGATTCTAAATATTTGTAAAATAATGTCATCTGGCAAAACTGAAGGTACTTTTGGTTCGCATTCTCCATAATAGTCACAATTATAAAGATACTTTGCTAGATAGCCTGCAAGGAAAGTTTTTCTTCCTATTCTTTTATCAATAAAATTTCTAAGTATTTTTTTCTTGTTATCAATTGATAATGGAAGCAAATTTACTTTATTAACAAAACATTCCCAAGGATCATTCTTGCTACTACAATACTTGAAAATCTCTGGTAATATATAATCTTCAAAATAATCCATAAGTAAGGGATTCCTTCTTTGATCCTTAAAAAATATTTGCTCACATAATTTCATACACTTCTCCACCTACTAAACCTCAATGAGACGTAGTAAAATGCTACCGTTTCTAATATGAGTAAGATCCATGAAAATACTAATAAATCATTATTTATTGAAACTAGACCGACTGATTCTTGTGCTATTATTGCTGACAAAGTAGTTGGTAATAAATATAATATATAAAATGCAATTTTAGGTAAAAGGTAATAAGGATAGAATATTGGTGGAATTATACTTAAGAATGTTGATAATAAACCCCCAATACCCCAACTATATCTCATGTGAGGAATTAATGTACTAATAAAGAAGCCAATAGCGGAAGTATTAAAGAGTAATAGTATCATAACTACTAACACTAAGGGGTTAAAGACTTTAAATAACAAGGACAGTATAACGTAAACTATTACACCGGGCAAAGAATATACTAGATTTGATAGCATTAAACCTAAAATATAGTCGTTAGGAGAAACCTCACTAGCCACTAATAAATCTTGTAATTTTATTTCTAATCTTAGATATGCAAAATCTGCTGTAGATGATAATCCATTACTAGCTATTACGGTAATTAATCCTCCGACTATTCCAAATCCTAAGAAAGTTCCGTGAGATATCATATAAATTAAGAATAGTTCAGCTAATGGGATTGCCATGTAAGTTAAAACGTAGATGAACCCTCGTCTTATAGATGAAATTCCATAAAAGCGTATAAAAGCTAATAAAAAGTCAATTTTCCTCAAGGCTCTCACCTGTATATAAAATGAAAAGATCTTCCAAAGTTATTGGTTTAACTACGTATTTTCCTAGGTACTTAGATGCATCTTCTTTATCTACATAAGAAATTCTCAGTCTGCCTACTTTAATATCTCCGACTCCCTCAACCCTTACCTTATCTTTTAATTTATATAGAAGAGAATCAATTGTACCTTTTGCTATTATTTTCCCTTTGTGCAAAAGAATAATGTCATCAGAAAGTTCCTCGGCTTCTTCCATGTAATGAGTTGTTAAAACAATTTTACTTTTCATAGTTTTCAATATTGACCATATTTCAGTTCTTGAATATGGATCAAGACCAGTTGTTGGCTCGTCTAAAAATACTACTTCTGAATTAGAAGCTAAAGCCATGGCAACGAATATTTTTCTTTTCATTCCCCCAGAAAGCTCATCAGAGGGTTTGTCTTTTGATTCCCAAAGGCCAACTTCTTTTAATACATCTCTTGATATCCTTTCTGCTTCAGATAAAGAGTTACCTTTAGC
The nucleotide sequence above comes from Sulfurisphaera javensis. Encoded proteins:
- a CDS encoding aminobenzoate oxygenase; translation: MSSKYSNLNFEEEPDFPIENIYPPRWNFDNEKAWQLYRRAKREQWDEENIDWKEVKDYATGLDRKQKLAIAYWWSLLSNFDNATPVFAYAVIKSFEQHLDTAVKGVLTTITYDENRHNVMCGLAINSVLPGFPFDFKPQDDLEKKAKLNVLWTWWNGSRYWKAYLEAYKKYTFDVLFTSFMMGEAAATTVFTTMSKGAKLKAFQELFKNTAVDETRHYAFTHLIMSQNAQKMDEERKKLVTKQIRAGFVFLSLITYKPPKDFWKLPPWFTEVHEKMEDIARDAGFYIPTIEEKEQAWKQAVLRVGASLKHYGIKLPDMPELGISGEVIEEISEEDYIPVF
- a CDS encoding 3-hydroxyacyl-CoA dehydrogenase NAD-binding domain-containing protein, producing the protein MKIAVIGAGVMGHGIAEVFAIYGNSIYLYDKYPEALKKGLNSILWSLQKLKEKGKIEDVDKIYSRIFPINDLQDIEDSELVIEAVPENFDLKSSIFKEVSGIVSKDTLIATNTSSLPISELAKNVVNPSRFLGLHFFNPPVLMKLVEVIKGNETDTSVFNEGIEIVKRIEKIPIPVRKDVIGFVVNRILFRVFTSACRLLNKYTVEEIDSLAKYVLEFPMGVFELLDYTGIDTNYLISNEVKKRGFDFTCNKLKELYEKGFYGTKVGKGFYDWSKGRPNITKTEKMPSPEQLLKDAINEAIWLVENGVSTEDEVNLATKLGLGWKKGIFDYARELSIK
- a CDS encoding PTO1314 family radical SAM protein, which translates into the protein MGKVKSMTIGNFLRLVKGRGIKKMPLIAGHKLLYSCNLRCRMCPFWRRKDERLLSLEEEIKMMNALQTAGVLFMGFEGGEPLLRKDLPEILEESSKRFYTSLVTNGWLLKDKVREIRDYVDYLFVSIDGIGETHDKIRGINGAFERAIEGIKESVKQGIQTGISFTLTEENTNEIINVINLAEKLGVRVNVQVAYDYSTAEKLSPSGEKLKKALETLIELKERGKPIIESEDYFKAILSSWFYNIPWICKPWITINIDPQGKIILPCYVIGEYRGDKKVWEVDIVKLWNEYDWDKYSLCNKCALSCYLEPSLFTWRNPRLVKERIVQPMIEVISSNFKKKLTNKKII
- a CDS encoding peroxiredoxin, producing the protein MSETGRIPLIGEKFPEMEVITTHGKIKLPDYYQGKWFVLFSHPGDFTPVCTTEFYSFAKKYEEFKKLNTELIGLSVDSNISHIEWVMWIEKNLKVEVPFPIIADPMGNVAKRLGMIHAESNTSTVRAVFIVDDKGVVRLIMYYPMEIGRNIDEILRSIKALQLVDKAGVVTPANWPNNELIGNKVINPPPRTVKDAKMRLNQPFDWWFTYKEIKE
- a CDS encoding V-type ATPase 116kDa subunit family protein — translated: MGIIFPDKMKRVFIIANLHIAEKLVLDILNLGVFQPEKPIYSKIFNKIEYVDEYLALVKDYLTITNEIISFYSFPIKRTGELKFDNLSNVIKSLSNDVERIKHVYEKIIKLKQNREQIEDLYTKIEEYKAENLLIELNNLLIEEKELQNYLRKIKSEIETEVISLYNKLLTIQNYLEILFYARKSRFFFFLEGYVKEKAFYNFKAVLMNKYSKNIIIEAENPVKYVSTLEPPPTSFSSSRIIKPFEVITKFYGTPNYWEINPAIVYALAFPLFFSLMFPDAGNGVILFIFSLLLYKYSKNRNNQDLSQISIVLAISSFISIIFGLIDRDFFGPLLVGGVREIINSKNATVGPLYNLWPIPSYVSFNLRYLIPFGIYSIPEISLINGILISISVGIIFMVSTIILGIINLIYKYNFRDIFLDYLPSFIVYFSVFLLFAYGFVSPFQYFYRVISILSEIEKIVVHFPDNFMESSESILSFSIIIGVLIGLIYGSSIRYYIYKSKGRKGVKTSLLQSFIEGFFDPLIVLISNIISFIRLIVLGLAHYYLLYAFSYFAIMIAGSFNTLQVLTNPSSLFILVLGNLIAIALEGTLAFIQSLRLNLYELSGKFCRCDGRPFTPKKAYVSIKE
- a CDS encoding HoxN/HupN/NixA family nickel/cobalt transporter, with the protein product MSKNSFTKKTLMGLFFILNIILTIIFFSFLFSLPRENLNIQTDSGVLTGTFITLGILAYTFGLRHAVDADHLAAIDNVTRKMLQEGKNPLFVGTFFSLGHSTVVILLSLMLIVATRYVVSNLANIENLGSIIGTIVSGFFLYIIALLNTLVLLELYKIYKAVKEEKNINEEKLNELLMKRGFMNRFFGRLFKIVTSEWQMYIIGFLFGLGFDTATEVAILAISATVAGAFSSIPVTTILVLPGLFALGMSLIDTLDGLFMRSAYGWAFKNALGKLWYNLTMTFISIFIAYGIGTIELLGLLVSEFNLHGPLWDQINALNNIYWESIGYFVIGTFAVTWVLSAIIYKLRIMRNNKI
- a CDS encoding ABC transporter permease, with the protein product MRALRKIDFLLAFIRFYGISSIRRGFIYVLTYMAIPLAELFLIYMISHGTFLGFGIVGGLITVIASNGLSSTADFAYLRLEIKLQDLLVASEVSPNDYILGLMLSNLVYSLPGVIVYVILSLLFKVFNPLVLVVMILLLFNTSAIGFFISTLIPHMRYSWGIGGLLSTFLSIIPPIFYPYYLLPKIAFYILYLLPTTLSAIIAQESVGLVSINNDLLVFSWILLILETVAFYYVSLRFSRWRSV
- a CDS encoding ABC transporter ATP-binding protein, which gives rise to MIETINLTKIYKDGTVALDNISFSSNSRVLTLLGRNGAGKTTLTRILSTQLLPTRGEAYIEGYHIVKDANKVRKIITSIPQEAQPVGMASPYEHLIMFLTAKGNSLSEAERISRDVLKEVGLWESKDKPSDELSGGMKRKIFVAMALASNSEVVFLDEPTTGLDPYSRTEIWSILKTMKSKIVLTTHYMEEAEELSDDIILLHKGKIIAKGTIDSLLYKLKDKVRVEGVGDIKVGRLRISYVDKEDASKYLGKYVVKPITLEDLFILYTGESLEEN